In Cervus elaphus chromosome 3, mCerEla1.1, whole genome shotgun sequence, the following proteins share a genomic window:
- the RBMS2 gene encoding RNA-binding motif, single-stranded-interacting protein 2 isoform X1 — translation MNCRELNNHATSGWPSRGLNSGRWLLICAVSHCFIVLWQHSLLLPYVSLSQQMAPPSPSRSTPSSSSGGAASDQLSKTNLYIRGLQPSTTDQDLVKLCQAYGKIVSTKAILDKTTNKCKGYGFVDFDSPSAAQRAVTALKASGVQAQMAKQQEQDPTNLYISNLPLSVDEQELEGMLQPFGQVVSTRILRDTSGASRGVGFARMESTEKCEAIITHFNGKYIKTPPGVPAPSDPLLCKFADGGPKKRQNQGKFVQNGRAWPRNGDMGGMALTYDPTTALQNGFYPAPYNITPGRMLAQSALSPYLPSPVTSYQRVTQTSPLQAPNPSWMHHPSYLMQPSGSVLTPGMDHPISLQPASMVGPLTQQLGHLSLSSTGTVKQDIPLTNSCHTRNTCYVPAAAALQGAYISQYTPVPASSVSVEESGSQQNPAPVDAPAEHGVYPFPFSK, via the exons CCATATGTGTCCCTGTCTCAGCAAATGGCACCTCCGAGTCCAAGCCGCAGCACCCCGAGCAGCAGCAGTGGGGGCGCGGCCAGTGACCAGCTGAGCAAGACCAACCTCTACATCCGGGGGCTGCAGCCGAGCACCACAGACCAGGACCTGGTGAAGCTCTGTCAGGC ATACGGCAAGATTGTCTCCACTAAGGCCATCCTGGACAAGACCACAAACAAGTGCAAAG GCTACGGCTTTGTGGACTTTGACAGCCCTTCAGCCGCACAGAGAGCGGTAACAGCCCTGAAGGCCAGCGGTGTGCAAGCGCAGATGGCAAAG CAACAGGAGCAGGACCCCACAAACTTATACATCTCCAACCTCCCGCTGTCCGTGGATGAGCAGGAGCTGGAGGGGATGCTGCAGCCCTTCGGCCAGGTCGTCTCCACTCGGATCCTGCGCGACACCAGCGGGGCCAGCAGAGGGGTCGGCTTTGCTAG GATGGAGTCCACAGAGAAGTGTGAAGCCATCATCACCCACTTTAATGGAAAATATATTAAGACACCCCCTGGAGTACCAG CCCCATCTGATCCCTTGCTTTGCAAATTTGCTGATGGGGGTCCAAAGAAACgacagaaccaaggaaaattTGTGCAGAACGGACGGGCCTGGCCAAGAAATGGAGACATG GGCGGCATGGCTTTGACCTATGACCCCACCACGGCTCTTCAGAACGG GTTTTACCCCGCTCCTTACAACATCACCCCCGGCAGGATGCTGGCTCAGTCTGCACTGTCCCCGTATCTTCCGTCTCCTGTGACGTCGTATCAG AGAGTGACTCAGACATCTCCTCTACAAGCACCTAACCCGTCTTGGATGCACCACCCCTCATACCTCATGCAGCCCTCA GGTTCAGTTCTGACACCAGGAATGGACCATCCCATTTCTCTCCAGCCTGCCTCCATGGTGGGACCTCTTACCCAGCAGCTGGGCCACCTCTCTCTCAGCAGCACGGGCACGGTAAAGCAGGATATTCCTCTTACAAACTCCTGCCACACAAGGAACACCTGT TACGTGCCGGCCGCTGCAGCGCTGCAGGGGGCTTACATCTCCCAGTACACGCCGGTGCCTGCTTCCAGTGTTTCAGTTGAG GAGAGCGGCAGCCAGCAGAACCCGGCGCCGGTGGACGCGCCCGCGGAGCACGGCGTCTACCCCTTCCCGTTCAGCAAGTGA
- the RBMS2 gene encoding RNA-binding motif, single-stranded-interacting protein 2 isoform X5, with the protein MLLSVTSRPGISTFGYNKNNKKPYVSLSQQMAPPSPSRSTPSSSSGGAASDQLSKTNLYIRGLQPSTTDQDLVKLCQAYGKIVSTKAILDKTTNKCKGYGFVDFDSPSAAQRAVTALKASGVQAQMAKQQEQDPTNLYISNLPLSVDEQELEGMLQPFGQVVSTRILRDTSGASRGVGFARMESTEKCEAIITHFNGKYIKTPPGVPAPSDPLLCKFADGGPKKRQNQGKFVQNGRAWPRNGDMGGMALTYDPTTALQNGFYPAPYNITPGRMLAQSALSPYLPSPVTSYQRVTQTSPLQAPNPSWMHHPSYLMQPSGSVLTPGMDHPISLQPASMVGPLTQQLGHLSLSSTGTYVPAAAALQGAYISQYTPVPASSVSVEESGSQQNPAPVDAPAEHGVYPFPFSK; encoded by the exons CCATATGTGTCCCTGTCTCAGCAAATGGCACCTCCGAGTCCAAGCCGCAGCACCCCGAGCAGCAGCAGTGGGGGCGCGGCCAGTGACCAGCTGAGCAAGACCAACCTCTACATCCGGGGGCTGCAGCCGAGCACCACAGACCAGGACCTGGTGAAGCTCTGTCAGGC ATACGGCAAGATTGTCTCCACTAAGGCCATCCTGGACAAGACCACAAACAAGTGCAAAG GCTACGGCTTTGTGGACTTTGACAGCCCTTCAGCCGCACAGAGAGCGGTAACAGCCCTGAAGGCCAGCGGTGTGCAAGCGCAGATGGCAAAG CAACAGGAGCAGGACCCCACAAACTTATACATCTCCAACCTCCCGCTGTCCGTGGATGAGCAGGAGCTGGAGGGGATGCTGCAGCCCTTCGGCCAGGTCGTCTCCACTCGGATCCTGCGCGACACCAGCGGGGCCAGCAGAGGGGTCGGCTTTGCTAG GATGGAGTCCACAGAGAAGTGTGAAGCCATCATCACCCACTTTAATGGAAAATATATTAAGACACCCCCTGGAGTACCAG CCCCATCTGATCCCTTGCTTTGCAAATTTGCTGATGGGGGTCCAAAGAAACgacagaaccaaggaaaattTGTGCAGAACGGACGGGCCTGGCCAAGAAATGGAGACATG GGCGGCATGGCTTTGACCTATGACCCCACCACGGCTCTTCAGAACGG GTTTTACCCCGCTCCTTACAACATCACCCCCGGCAGGATGCTGGCTCAGTCTGCACTGTCCCCGTATCTTCCGTCTCCTGTGACGTCGTATCAG AGAGTGACTCAGACATCTCCTCTACAAGCACCTAACCCGTCTTGGATGCACCACCCCTCATACCTCATGCAGCCCTCA GGTTCAGTTCTGACACCAGGAATGGACCATCCCATTTCTCTCCAGCCTGCCTCCATGGTGGGACCTCTTACCCAGCAGCTGGGCCACCTCTCTCTCAGCAGCACGGGCACG TACGTGCCGGCCGCTGCAGCGCTGCAGGGGGCTTACATCTCCCAGTACACGCCGGTGCCTGCTTCCAGTGTTTCAGTTGAG GAGAGCGGCAGCCAGCAGAACCCGGCGCCGGTGGACGCGCCCGCGGAGCACGGCGTCTACCCCTTCCCGTTCAGCAAGTGA
- the RBMS2 gene encoding RNA-binding motif, single-stranded-interacting protein 2 isoform X4 — protein MLLSVTSRPGISTFGYNKNNKKPYVSLSQQMAPPSPSRSTPSSSSGGAASDQLSKTNLYIRGLQPSTTDQDLVKLCQAYGKIVSTKAILDKTTNKCKGYGFVDFDSPSAAQRAVTALKASGVQAQMAKQQEQDPTNLYISNLPLSVDEQELEGMLQPFGQVVSTRILRDTSGASRGVGFARMESTEKCEAIITHFNGKYIKTPPGVPAPSDPLLCKFADGGPKKRQNQGKFVQNGRAWPRNGDMGGMALTYDPTTALQNGFYPAPYNITPGRMLAQSALSPYLPSPVTSYQRVTQTSPLQAPNPSWMHHPSYLMQPSGSVLTPGMDHPISLQPASMVGPLTQQLGHLSLSSTGTVKQDIPLTNSCHTRNTCYVPAAAALQGAYISQYTPVPASSVSVEESGSQQNPAPVDAPAEHGVYPFPFSK, from the exons CCATATGTGTCCCTGTCTCAGCAAATGGCACCTCCGAGTCCAAGCCGCAGCACCCCGAGCAGCAGCAGTGGGGGCGCGGCCAGTGACCAGCTGAGCAAGACCAACCTCTACATCCGGGGGCTGCAGCCGAGCACCACAGACCAGGACCTGGTGAAGCTCTGTCAGGC ATACGGCAAGATTGTCTCCACTAAGGCCATCCTGGACAAGACCACAAACAAGTGCAAAG GCTACGGCTTTGTGGACTTTGACAGCCCTTCAGCCGCACAGAGAGCGGTAACAGCCCTGAAGGCCAGCGGTGTGCAAGCGCAGATGGCAAAG CAACAGGAGCAGGACCCCACAAACTTATACATCTCCAACCTCCCGCTGTCCGTGGATGAGCAGGAGCTGGAGGGGATGCTGCAGCCCTTCGGCCAGGTCGTCTCCACTCGGATCCTGCGCGACACCAGCGGGGCCAGCAGAGGGGTCGGCTTTGCTAG GATGGAGTCCACAGAGAAGTGTGAAGCCATCATCACCCACTTTAATGGAAAATATATTAAGACACCCCCTGGAGTACCAG CCCCATCTGATCCCTTGCTTTGCAAATTTGCTGATGGGGGTCCAAAGAAACgacagaaccaaggaaaattTGTGCAGAACGGACGGGCCTGGCCAAGAAATGGAGACATG GGCGGCATGGCTTTGACCTATGACCCCACCACGGCTCTTCAGAACGG GTTTTACCCCGCTCCTTACAACATCACCCCCGGCAGGATGCTGGCTCAGTCTGCACTGTCCCCGTATCTTCCGTCTCCTGTGACGTCGTATCAG AGAGTGACTCAGACATCTCCTCTACAAGCACCTAACCCGTCTTGGATGCACCACCCCTCATACCTCATGCAGCCCTCA GGTTCAGTTCTGACACCAGGAATGGACCATCCCATTTCTCTCCAGCCTGCCTCCATGGTGGGACCTCTTACCCAGCAGCTGGGCCACCTCTCTCTCAGCAGCACGGGCACGGTAAAGCAGGATATTCCTCTTACAAACTCCTGCCACACAAGGAACACCTGT TACGTGCCGGCCGCTGCAGCGCTGCAGGGGGCTTACATCTCCCAGTACACGCCGGTGCCTGCTTCCAGTGTTTCAGTTGAG GAGAGCGGCAGCCAGCAGAACCCGGCGCCGGTGGACGCGCCCGCGGAGCACGGCGTCTACCCCTTCCCGTTCAGCAAGTGA
- the RBMS2 gene encoding RNA-binding motif, single-stranded-interacting protein 2 isoform X2, protein MSFKSGIVWGLSWRCSGEDSALSLPWLGLGPWSGDSNPPYVSLSQQMAPPSPSRSTPSSSSGGAASDQLSKTNLYIRGLQPSTTDQDLVKLCQAYGKIVSTKAILDKTTNKCKGYGFVDFDSPSAAQRAVTALKASGVQAQMAKQQEQDPTNLYISNLPLSVDEQELEGMLQPFGQVVSTRILRDTSGASRGVGFARMESTEKCEAIITHFNGKYIKTPPGVPAPSDPLLCKFADGGPKKRQNQGKFVQNGRAWPRNGDMGGMALTYDPTTALQNGFYPAPYNITPGRMLAQSALSPYLPSPVTSYQRVTQTSPLQAPNPSWMHHPSYLMQPSGSVLTPGMDHPISLQPASMVGPLTQQLGHLSLSSTGTVKQDIPLTNSCHTRNTCYVPAAAALQGAYISQYTPVPASSVSVEESGSQQNPAPVDAPAEHGVYPFPFSK, encoded by the exons CCATATGTGTCCCTGTCTCAGCAAATGGCACCTCCGAGTCCAAGCCGCAGCACCCCGAGCAGCAGCAGTGGGGGCGCGGCCAGTGACCAGCTGAGCAAGACCAACCTCTACATCCGGGGGCTGCAGCCGAGCACCACAGACCAGGACCTGGTGAAGCTCTGTCAGGC ATACGGCAAGATTGTCTCCACTAAGGCCATCCTGGACAAGACCACAAACAAGTGCAAAG GCTACGGCTTTGTGGACTTTGACAGCCCTTCAGCCGCACAGAGAGCGGTAACAGCCCTGAAGGCCAGCGGTGTGCAAGCGCAGATGGCAAAG CAACAGGAGCAGGACCCCACAAACTTATACATCTCCAACCTCCCGCTGTCCGTGGATGAGCAGGAGCTGGAGGGGATGCTGCAGCCCTTCGGCCAGGTCGTCTCCACTCGGATCCTGCGCGACACCAGCGGGGCCAGCAGAGGGGTCGGCTTTGCTAG GATGGAGTCCACAGAGAAGTGTGAAGCCATCATCACCCACTTTAATGGAAAATATATTAAGACACCCCCTGGAGTACCAG CCCCATCTGATCCCTTGCTTTGCAAATTTGCTGATGGGGGTCCAAAGAAACgacagaaccaaggaaaattTGTGCAGAACGGACGGGCCTGGCCAAGAAATGGAGACATG GGCGGCATGGCTTTGACCTATGACCCCACCACGGCTCTTCAGAACGG GTTTTACCCCGCTCCTTACAACATCACCCCCGGCAGGATGCTGGCTCAGTCTGCACTGTCCCCGTATCTTCCGTCTCCTGTGACGTCGTATCAG AGAGTGACTCAGACATCTCCTCTACAAGCACCTAACCCGTCTTGGATGCACCACCCCTCATACCTCATGCAGCCCTCA GGTTCAGTTCTGACACCAGGAATGGACCATCCCATTTCTCTCCAGCCTGCCTCCATGGTGGGACCTCTTACCCAGCAGCTGGGCCACCTCTCTCTCAGCAGCACGGGCACGGTAAAGCAGGATATTCCTCTTACAAACTCCTGCCACACAAGGAACACCTGT TACGTGCCGGCCGCTGCAGCGCTGCAGGGGGCTTACATCTCCCAGTACACGCCGGTGCCTGCTTCCAGTGTTTCAGTTGAG GAGAGCGGCAGCCAGCAGAACCCGGCGCCGGTGGACGCGCCCGCGGAGCACGGCGTCTACCCCTTCCCGTTCAGCAAGTGA